A window from Salvia miltiorrhiza cultivar Shanhuang (shh) chromosome 2, IMPLAD_Smil_shh, whole genome shotgun sequence encodes these proteins:
- the LOC131013178 gene encoding ABC transporter G family member 35-like, whose protein sequence is MDDRMRRSRRQQSRSSSRSNWIVEEVFSGSAASRQSVRADEDEEALRWAALEKLPTYDRLRKTVLKSFMETSNQGKVKVVHKEIDVRKMDMNEKQEFIDRFFKVAEEDNEKFLTKFRDRIEKVGISLPTVEVRFEHLSVEADCFVGDRALPTLINTARNIGEMALGCLGIRLAQKTKLTILKDVSGIIKPSRMTLLLGPPSSGKTTLLLALAGKLDPTLKTRGEITYNGHMLNEFVPQKTSAYISQNDVHVGEMTVKETLDFSARCQGVGSRYELLTELARREREAGIFPEAEVDLFMKATAMEGVESSLITDYTLRILGLDVCRDTIVGDEMIRGISGGQKKRVTTGEMIVGPTKTLFMDEISTGLDSSTTFQIVKCLQQIVHLTEATIFMSLLQPAPETFDLFDDVVLLSEGQIVYQGPREHVVEFFESCGFKCPERKGTADFLQEVTSRKDQEQYWADRHRPYKYIPVSEFATRFKRFHAGLRLENELSVPYDRARSHSAALVFKKYSVPILELLKANFDKEWLLIKRNSFVYVFKTVQIFIVAIITSTLFLRTNMHTRDEDDASVYIGALLFSMICNTFNGFAELSLTIQRLPVFYKQRDLLFHPPWAFTLPTFLLRIPISFFEAIVWMVTTYYTIGFAPQADIFFKQFLLIFVIQQMAAGIFRLTAGLCRTMIMANTGGALTLLLVFLLGGFILPKDKIPDWWGWGYWVSPLTYGYNAIAVNEMFAPRWMNQAASDGITPLGIAVLNNFNIFPEKNWYWIGVGALVGFTLLFNILFTLSLMYLNPLGKPQAIISKEQAREMETELIGDDAPRLRPTKSKNDSFPRALSSRDGNNTLEMTMQRMSSHSSVNRNNDSNLGGARGVAPKRGMVLPFTPLAMSFDNVNYYVDMPPEMREQGVTEDKLQLLRGVTGAFRPGVLTALMGVSGAGKTTLMDVLAGRKTGGYIEGDIMISGFPKNQETFARISGYCEQTDIHSPQVTIRESLIYSAFLRLPKDVAKEQKMAFVEQVMDLVELENLKDAIVGIPGITGLSTEQRKRLTIAVELVANPSIIFMDEPTSGLDARAAAIVMRTVRNTVDTGRTVVCTIHQPSIDIFESFDELLLMKRGGQVIYAGPLGRHSQKIIEYFEAVPGVSRIKEKYNPATWMLEASSIATESRLSMDFAEYYKTTDLYQRNKALVDELSMPAPGAKDLHFETQFSQSSWGQFKSCLWKQWWTYWRSPDYNLVRYFFTLVCALLVGTVFWKVGTKKDSDTDLLTIIGAMYASVLFVGINNCSTVQPVVAIERTVFYREKAAGMYSALPYALSQVIVEIPYVLIQTTYYTLIVYAMVSFEWTVAKFLWFYFVTLFSFLYFTYYGMMTVSITPNHQVAAIFAAAFYALFNLFSGFFIPRPKIPKWWVWYYWVCPVAWTVYGLIIGQYGDVTKTITVAGNNGSTSPMINTYIQDHFGYDPDFKGPVAAVLVGFAVFFAFMYAYCIKTLNFQMR, encoded by the exons ATGGACGATCGGATGAGGCGTTCGCGGCGGCAACAGAGCCGCAGTTCCAGCCGGAGCAACTGGATTGTGGAGGAGGTGTTCTCCGGCTCGGCGGCGTCGAGGCAGAGCGTTAGGGCGGACGAGGATGAGGAGGCGCTGAGATGGGCGGCGCTGGAGAAGCTCCCCACCTACGATAGGCTGAGGAAAACAGTGCTTAAATCGTTCATGGAAACTTCGAATCAAGGGAAAGTTAAGGTTGTCCACAAAGAGATTGATGTGAGAAAAATGGACATGAATGAGAAGCAAGAATTCATCGACAGATTCTTCAAAGTTGCTGAGGAAGATAATGAGAAGTTCTTGACCAAGTTCAGAGATCGCATTGAGAA AGTCGGAATTTCGTTACCTACTGTTGAAGTGAGATTTGAACACTTGAGCGTGGAAGCGGACTGCTTCGTCGGAGATAGGGCGCTTCCGACGCTGATCAACACGGCCCGTAACATCGGCGAGATGGCCTTGGGTTGCTTAGGAATTAGGCTCGCCCAGAAAACTAAACTCACTATACTCAAAGACGTTTCCGGCATTATAAAACCTTCtag GATGACCCTTTTACTCGGACCACCTTCTTCAGGGAAAACAACTCTTTTGTTGGCTCTCGCAGGAAAATTGGACCCAACTTTGAAG ACAAGGGGAGAAATCACATACAATGGGCATATGCTAAATGAATTTGTACCACAGAAAACATCAGCATACATTAGCCAAAATGATGTTCATGTAGGAGAAATGACTGTCAAAGAAACCTTAGATTTCTCGGCCAGATGCCAAGGGGTCGGATCGCGATACG aACTTTTGACCGAGCTTGCAAGAAGGGAAAGAGAAGCAGGTATTTTTCCAGAGGCAGAGGTTGACTTGTTTATGAAG GCAACTGCTATGGAGGGAGTAGAGAGCAGCCTTATTACAGACTACACTTTAAGG ATACTAGGACTAGATGTGTGCAGAGACACAATTGTTGGAGATGAGATGATAAGAGGAATATCTGGAGGCCAAAAGAAGCGTGTCACAACAG GGGAGATGATTGTTGGGCCAACAAAGACACTCTTCATGGATGAGATATCCACAGGCCTAGACAGCTCCACAACATTTCAAATTGTGAAATGTTTGCAGCAAATTGTGCATCTAACTGAGGCAACCATCTTCATGTCCCTCCTCCAACCGGCCCCCGAGACGTTTGATCTCTTCGACGACGTCGTCCTTCTCTCTGAAGGCCAGATCGTCTACCAAGGCCCAAGAGAGCATGTAGTTGAGTTCTTTGAGAGTTGTGGCTTCAAATGCCCTGAGAGGAAAGGAACTGCTGATTTCTTACAAGAG GTGACATCAAGAAAAGACCAAGAGCAATATTGGGCAGACAGACACAGACCATACAAGTATATTCCAGTGAGCGAGTTTGCGACAAGGTTCAAGCGCTTCCACGCGGGCCTACGCCTCGAAAACGAGCTCTCCGTTCCCTACGACAGAGCCAGGAGCCACAGTGCGGCCCTAGTATTCAAGAAATACTCGGTCCCCATATTGGAGCTACTCAAGGCCAACTTTGACAAGGAGTGGCTCCTCATCAAACGCAACTCCTTCGTCTACGTCTTCAAGACCGTGCAGATCTTCATCGTGGCCATCATCACCTCCACTCTGTTCTTGAGGACTAACATGCACACTAGGGACGAGGACGACGCCTCAGTCTATATTGGTGCCCTCTTGTTTAGCATGATCTGCAACACCTTCAACGGCTTCGCAGAACTCTCTCTCACCATACAGAGGCTTCCTGTCTTTTACAAACAAAGAGACCTTCTCTTCCACCCTCCTTGGGCTTTCACTCTGCCTACATTTCTTCTCAGAATCCCTATATCCTTCTTTGAGGCTATTGTTTGGATGGTTACAACGTATTACACTATTGGATTCGCCCCACAAGCGGACAT ATTCTTCAAGCAGTTCTTGCTCATCTTCGTGATCCAGCAAATGGCTGCGGGGATATTCAGGCTCACCGCAGGACTGTGTAGAACCATGATCATGGCTAACACGGGAGGCGCCCTCACGCTCCTTCTCGTATTCCTCCTAGGCGGCTTCATCCTCCCGAAAG ACAAGATTCCAGATTGGTGGGGATGGGGATACTGGGTTTCGCCCCTCACCTATGGATACAACGCCATTGCTGTAAACGAAATGTTTGCTCCCAGATGGATGAATCAAGCG GCCTCAGATGGCATCACGCCATTAGGCATAGCAGTGTTGAACAACTTCAACATCTTTCCAGAAAAAAATTGGTACTGGATTGGAGTTGGAGCTCTTGTTGGATTCACATTGCTCTTCAACATTCTCTTCACACTCTCACTCATGTATCTCAACC CTCTTGGGAAGCCACAGGCTATAATATCAAAGGAGCAAGCAAGGGAGATGGAAACAGAGTTGATTGGAGATGATGCACCAAGACTTAGGCCAACCAAATCCAAAAATGACTCTTTTCCTCGAGCCTTGTCGTCCAGAGATGGAAACAACACAT TGGAAATGACGATGCAACGAATGAGTAGCCATTCATCTGTAAATAGAAACAATGACTCAAACCTTGGTGGGGCAAGAGGTGTCGCACCAAAGAGGGGAATGGTGCTCCCATTCACCCCTTTAGCCATGTCCTTCGACAATGTAAACTACTATGTTGATATGCCACCG gaaatgagggagCAGGGAGTGACCGAGGATAAATTGCAGCTGCTACGCGGTGTAACTGGGGCTTTCAGGCCAGGAGTGCTGACGGCCTTAATGGGAGTGAGTGGAGCAGGCAAAACAACACTGATGGATGTTCTAGCTGGTCGAAAAACGGGCGGTTACATAGAAGGCGACATCATGATTTCTGGATTCCCAAAAAATCAGGAAACATTTGCAAGAATCTCTGGATACTGTGAGCAAACCGACATCCATTCGCCTCAAGTTACTATCCGCGAATCACTCATCTACTCGGCCTTTCTCCGCCTCCCTAAAGACGTCGCCAAGGAGCAGAAGATG GCATTCGTTGAACAAGTGATGGATCTGGTTGAGCTAGAGAATCTCAAGGACGCCATCGTAGGGATTCCCGGGATCACGGGGTTGTCCACGGAGCAAAGAAAGCGGCTGACGATTGCGGTGGAGCTGGTTGCGAATCCTTCGATTATATTCATGGATGAGCCGACTTCAGGTCTGGATGCAAGAGCAGCGGCCATTGTTATGAGAACTGTGAGAAACACAGTTGACACTGGGAGAACTGTCGTTTGTACCATCCACCAACCTAGCATTGATATTTTTGAATCTTTTGATGAg TTGCTGCTTATGAAGAGAGGAGGGCAGGTGATCTATGCAGGACCATTAGGCCGCCACTCGCAGAAAATTATCGAGTATTTCGAG GCAGTTCCCGGAGTTTCGAGAATCAAAGAGAAGTACAATCCTGCAACGTGGATGCTGGAAGCGAGCTCGATAGCCACCGAATCCCGATTATCAATGGATTTCGCAGAATATTACAAAACAACAGACCTATATCA ACGAAATAAGGCGCTGGTGGACGAGCTGAGCATGCCGGCTCCAGGCGCAAAGGACTTACACTTCGAGACACAGTTCTCACAGTCGAGCTGGGGGCAGTTCAAATCCTGCCTCTGGAAACAATGGTGGACTTATTGGAGAAGCCCTGATTACAACCTCGTTCGCTACTTCTTCACCCTCGTTTGCGCCCTTCTTGTTGGCACCGTTTTCTGGAAAGTCGGCACAAAAAA GGATAGTGACACGGATCTGTTGACCATTATCGGAGCTATGTATGCTTCAGTCTTATTTGTCGGAATCAACAATTGTTCAACTGTTCAGCCTGTCGTCGCCATTGAAAGGACAGTTTTTTACAGAGAGAAAGCTGCAGGAATGTACTCTGCTTTACCTTATGCCCTGTCTCAG gtgaTTGTAGAAATACCATATGTGCTAATCCAGACGACGTATTACACCTTAATCGTATACGCGATGGTGAGCTTCGAATGGACCGTAGCCAAATTCTTGTGGTTCTACTTCGTCACTCTCTTCTCCTTCCTCTACTTCACCTACTATGGCATGATGACCGTCTCCATCACGCCCAATCACCAGGTCGCAGCCATCTTCGCAGCTGCATTCTACGCTCTCTTCAACCTATTCTCAGGCTTCTTCATCCCAAGACCG